Proteins from one Sporocytophaga myxococcoides genomic window:
- the ccoS gene encoding cbb3-type cytochrome oxidase assembly protein CcoS: MSVLIILVIFSLLVAGSFLGAFIWAIRDGQYEDDYSPSVRMLFDSKKSEIKQKSNK; this comes from the coding sequence ATGAGTGTACTGATCATACTTGTGATTTTCAGCCTGCTGGTAGCAGGATCGTTTCTGGGAGCCTTTATCTGGGCTATCAGGGACGGACAATATGAAGACGACTATTCCCCATCTGTAAGGATGTTATTTGACTCAAAAAAATCAGAAATTAAACAAAAAAGTAACAAGTAA
- the ccoN gene encoding cytochrome-c oxidase, cbb3-type subunit I codes for MHLERFSYDNAIVRNFAYATMIWGVIGMLVGLTVALQLAFPALNFGLEFTTFGRIRPLHTNAVIFAFVGNGIFTGVYYSLQRLCKTRMFSDVLSQINFWGWQLIILSAVLTLPMGYTTSKEYAELEWPIDIAITLIWVVFGWNMFATILNRREKHLYVAIWFYIGTFVTVAVLHIVNSFELPVSFMKSYSWYAGVQDALVQWWYGHNAVAFFLTTPYLGLMYYFVPKAANRPVYSYRLSIIHFWALIFLYIWAGPHHLLYTALPDWAQSLGVVFSVMLIAPSWGGMLNGLLTLRGAWDKVREDVVLKFMVVALTCYGMATFEGPMLSLKNVNAISHFTDWTVAHVHIGGLGWNGFLTFGMLYWLFPKLFRVELYSKRLANFHFWIGSLGIIFYALPMYWAGFTQSLMWKEFTAEGLLAYPNFLETVTQIKTMYMLRALGGAMFIAGTVVMCYNLFMTAKQGSFVANEEAEAPAIHKDANEENEHWHRLIERRPVQMMVLSLVVIMIGGIVEMIPTFLVKSNIPTIASVKPYTPLELHGRDLYIKEGCNNCHSQMVRPFRSETERYGEYSKAGEFIYDHPHLWGSKRTGPDIHRVGGKYPDSWHYNHMLDPESMSPGSIMPPYPWLFEYDIDTNATPGKITAMRQLGVPYPKGYEAQANEDLRKQANEISERLKESGVKTKSEKEIIALIAYLQRLGTDIKAKPLAQDN; via the coding sequence ATGCACTTAGAACGGTTTTCATACGACAATGCAATCGTCCGAAATTTTGCCTATGCAACAATGATCTGGGGGGTCATAGGAATGCTCGTAGGTCTTACGGTAGCACTTCAGCTCGCTTTCCCAGCTTTGAACTTCGGACTCGAATTCACCACATTTGGCAGAATTAGGCCATTACACACTAATGCCGTAATCTTTGCCTTTGTAGGTAACGGAATTTTTACAGGTGTTTATTACTCCTTACAAAGACTTTGCAAAACAAGAATGTTTAGTGACGTGTTAAGCCAGATTAATTTCTGGGGATGGCAGCTGATCATTCTTTCTGCAGTTCTTACGTTACCTATGGGCTATACAACCAGCAAAGAATATGCTGAACTGGAGTGGCCTATAGATATTGCCATTACGCTTATCTGGGTTGTTTTCGGATGGAATATGTTTGCTACTATTCTTAATAGAAGAGAGAAGCATTTATATGTTGCCATCTGGTTTTACATCGGAACATTCGTTACAGTAGCAGTATTGCACATTGTGAACTCATTTGAGCTACCCGTATCTTTTATGAAAAGCTATTCCTGGTATGCAGGTGTTCAAGATGCTCTGGTTCAATGGTGGTATGGACATAATGCAGTTGCTTTTTTTCTGACAACACCTTATCTGGGACTTATGTATTATTTTGTTCCCAAAGCCGCGAACAGACCTGTATATTCCTACAGACTTTCAATCATACATTTCTGGGCATTAATTTTCCTTTATATCTGGGCAGGTCCTCATCACTTATTATACACAGCCCTTCCGGACTGGGCACAATCTCTTGGTGTTGTATTTTCAGTAATGCTTATAGCTCCTTCATGGGGAGGTATGTTAAATGGTTTACTTACTTTGAGAGGTGCCTGGGATAAGGTACGTGAAGATGTCGTTCTAAAATTTATGGTGGTAGCACTCACATGTTATGGGATGGCTACCTTTGAAGGTCCGATGCTTTCCCTTAAAAATGTAAATGCTATAAGTCACTTTACAGACTGGACAGTAGCACACGTACATATCGGAGGTTTGGGCTGGAATGGATTTCTGACTTTTGGTATGTTATACTGGCTCTTCCCTAAACTATTCAGAGTAGAGCTATATTCAAAAAGATTGGCAAACTTCCATTTCTGGATTGGTTCATTAGGAATCATATTCTATGCGCTCCCAATGTACTGGGCTGGTTTTACTCAAAGCTTAATGTGGAAAGAGTTTACGGCAGAAGGACTATTAGCATATCCTAACTTTCTTGAAACTGTAACCCAGATAAAAACAATGTACATGCTCAGAGCCTTGGGAGGTGCTATGTTCATTGCAGGTACAGTAGTGATGTGTTATAATTTATTTATGACAGCGAAGCAAGGATCATTTGTTGCAAACGAAGAGGCTGAAGCTCCTGCAATACACAAAGACGCAAATGAAGAAAATGAACACTGGCATAGATTGATTGAGCGTAGGCCAGTTCAGATGATGGTGCTAAGCCTTGTTGTAATTATGATAGGTGGAATTGTAGAGATGATACCGACCTTCCTGGTTAAATCAAACATTCCTACTATTGCCAGTGTAAAACCTTATACGCCTTTAGAATTGCATGGAAGAGATCTTTATATCAAAGAAGGATGTAATAACTGTCACTCTCAAATGGTAAGACCTTTCAGATCTGAAACTGAAAGATATGGAGAATACTCGAAAGCAGGTGAATTTATATATGATCACCCTCACCTTTGGGGTTCAAAGAGAACCGGACCGGATATCCACAGGGTTGGAGGTAAATATCCAGACTCATGGCATTACAATCACATGCTGGATCCGGAAAGTATGTCACCTGGTTCCATCATGCCTCCATATCCATGGTTATTTGAGTACGACATAGATACTAATGCTACCCCGGGAAAAATAACTGCCATGAGACAATTGGGAGTTCCTTATCCAAAGGGTTATGAAGCACAGGCTAATGAAGATCTTAGAAAACAGGCAAATGAAATTTCTGAAAGACTTAAAGAGTCTGGTGTTAAAACCAAGAGTGAGAAAGAAATCATAGCGCTAATAGCCTATTTACAAAGATTAGGTACTGATATCAAAGCAAAACCATTAGCTCAGGATAATTGA
- a CDS encoding porin: MERLIFVCVFIIMMNNAFLSSAQNKDSVSVKDSSGLSFWGFADIFYGYNFNQPPSRIDGELVTGNSFLYSHNRHNEFNLNNGIVGVDYFKDKVRGILALQAGTYVEYNYANEPAMLKYVYEAYAGYQPIRNLWIDAGIFTSHIGSESAISSENLTLSRSMMAENTPYYETGVRASYDINNKLKINGLILNGWQNITDHNKNKALGTQIQFKPTEHLLLNYSTFLGKEAGAYEPTAGIPNTDSLSARRFFNNFYCRAQLSKFTLLCSFDIGFQKKRKASGNYLWFNPNIILNYSITDRTSAVVRCEYYNDKNGVIIYTGTKNGFQTFAGSVGLNIRLAENLLWRIEGKVFESKDKVFLNKDNQSDKSVLVLSSVAIKF, from the coding sequence ATGGAAAGGTTGATATTTGTGTGTGTGTTCATTATTATGATGAACAATGCCTTCTTAAGTTCTGCTCAGAATAAGGATAGTGTATCTGTAAAGGATTCATCAGGATTATCTTTCTGGGGTTTTGCGGACATCTTTTATGGCTATAATTTTAATCAGCCTCCTTCCCGAATAGATGGAGAGCTCGTTACAGGCAATAGTTTTCTTTATTCTCACAACAGACATAATGAATTTAACCTTAATAACGGCATTGTCGGAGTGGATTATTTTAAAGATAAGGTAAGGGGGATCCTTGCGCTTCAGGCTGGTACTTATGTAGAATACAACTATGCCAACGAGCCTGCAATGCTCAAATATGTTTATGAGGCTTACGCGGGTTATCAGCCAATAAGAAATTTATGGATAGATGCAGGGATATTTACTTCTCATATCGGATCTGAAAGTGCTATTTCTTCTGAAAACCTTACCTTATCAAGATCGATGATGGCAGAAAATACACCTTACTATGAGACTGGAGTCAGGGCATCATATGACATCAATAATAAGTTAAAGATCAATGGTCTTATTTTAAACGGGTGGCAGAATATAACTGATCATAATAAAAACAAAGCCCTGGGAACTCAGATTCAATTCAAACCAACAGAGCATTTGCTTTTGAATTACAGCACTTTTTTAGGTAAGGAAGCAGGAGCATATGAACCAACTGCAGGAATTCCAAATACGGATTCATTATCTGCACGAAGATTCTTCAACAACTTTTATTGTCGCGCCCAACTGTCTAAATTCACATTGTTATGTTCTTTTGACATTGGATTTCAAAAGAAAAGAAAAGCCTCAGGCAATTATCTGTGGTTTAATCCAAATATAATTTTAAATTATTCAATTACTGATAGAACCAGCGCAGTTGTCAGATGCGAATATTATAATGATAAGAATGGTGTTATAATTTATACGGGAACTAAGAATGGTTTTCAAACATTTGCAGGTTCTGTAGGGCTTAATATCAGGCTTGCAGAAAATTTATTATGGAGAATAGAGGGTAAGGTATTTGAATCAAAGGATAAAGTATTTCTTAATAAAGATAATCAGTCAGATAAAAGTGTATTGGTATTATCATCTGTTGCTATAAAATTTTAG
- a CDS encoding heavy metal translocating P-type ATPase — MESIVEQNSVKCYHCGNDCKGADIKIDTKVFCCNGCKSVYEILDANLLCDYYALDTNNPGNKIEEAGKSKYAFLDEETIIAKVLDFKEGDKFGVTFYIPSIHCSSCIWLLENMQKIHPGIIASNVHFRKKEINIQFNNKISLRQLAELLTSLGYAPVINFNGKEINRKTVDKVLLYKIGIAGFCFGNIMMLSLPEYLSVSDKFSGDIKGLFIYLSLILSLPVFTYCSADYFISSWNAIKTRTVNIDLPIALGVIAAFSQSIYEIYSGAGPGYLDSLSGLIFFLLIGKWYQNKTYEALSFERDYKSYFPLAVTKIENNSERYVTLDKLKAGDTILIRNKEIIPADGYILEGTGVIDYSFVTGESSLITKETGQKVYAGGRQDGSAVKIITSKEVSESYLTQLWNKDNTINKLNGLVEFTNKIGKYFTIAVLIISLGSYIYWIGKDPGIALHAAVSVLIIFCPCIFALAIPFGFGKAMNIMGRNGLFLKNTETIEKLAHNDSIVFDKTGTITTTENPKVSFFGELTDAQSEMVKSLVKNSTHPLSRSIYIFLKVDSSLKPDSFIELPSQGIKGKFNNIEVIVGTAEIAGLELNKDTGMVPGSKVYIKINDEVKGCFVFRNSYRKGFDQISGILKRDYSLHILSGDNDSEKGYLSNYFTPSNLHFNQTPQSKLDYIKKLNQEGKVMMIGDGLNDAGALQQSNCGISITENCGSFSPACDAILDASAFSRLPVFLKYAKACVRSVYGSLAISLSYNVIGLYFAVQGLLKPLVAALLMPISSVSVVLFVTIMSSFWAKKYGLR, encoded by the coding sequence ATGGAAAGCATCGTAGAACAAAATTCAGTTAAATGCTATCACTGCGGAAATGACTGTAAAGGGGCAGATATTAAAATTGACACAAAGGTCTTCTGCTGTAATGGTTGTAAAAGCGTTTATGAAATTCTTGATGCTAATCTGCTTTGCGATTATTATGCTCTGGATACAAATAATCCTGGAAATAAAATTGAAGAAGCAGGTAAATCTAAATACGCTTTTCTTGATGAAGAAACTATCATTGCAAAGGTATTGGATTTTAAGGAAGGAGATAAGTTCGGTGTTACATTCTATATTCCATCCATACACTGCAGCTCTTGCATATGGTTGTTGGAGAATATGCAAAAGATTCATCCGGGTATAATAGCATCCAATGTCCATTTCAGGAAAAAGGAAATAAACATTCAGTTTAATAATAAGATATCTTTAAGGCAACTAGCTGAGCTGCTGACTTCGCTGGGATATGCTCCTGTTATTAATTTTAACGGAAAAGAAATCAATCGGAAAACAGTTGATAAAGTTCTTCTATATAAGATTGGTATTGCAGGTTTTTGCTTTGGAAATATTATGATGCTGAGCCTTCCCGAATATCTTTCTGTTTCTGATAAATTTTCAGGTGATATTAAAGGTCTGTTTATATACCTGAGCCTGATTCTTTCTCTTCCTGTATTTACTTATTGTTCAGCTGATTATTTTATAAGTTCATGGAATGCTATAAAAACAAGAACTGTTAATATAGACCTACCGATTGCATTGGGAGTCATTGCTGCTTTTTCTCAAAGTATCTATGAAATTTATTCAGGAGCAGGACCCGGATATCTTGATTCGCTTTCAGGATTAATATTCTTTTTACTGATTGGAAAATGGTATCAGAATAAAACCTATGAGGCTCTTTCTTTTGAAAGAGATTATAAGTCATATTTCCCATTGGCTGTTACAAAAATTGAAAACAATTCTGAACGCTATGTTACCCTGGATAAACTGAAAGCAGGTGATACCATTTTAATTCGTAATAAAGAAATAATTCCCGCCGATGGCTATATTCTTGAAGGTACAGGAGTTATTGATTACAGCTTTGTTACAGGGGAATCAAGTCTGATCACAAAGGAAACCGGTCAAAAGGTATATGCAGGTGGAAGACAAGATGGCTCTGCCGTTAAAATCATCACTAGTAAAGAAGTGTCAGAAAGTTATCTGACTCAGCTATGGAACAAAGACAATACAATCAACAAACTCAATGGTCTTGTTGAATTTACGAACAAAATCGGGAAATACTTTACAATAGCTGTATTGATTATCAGCCTTGGATCTTATATATATTGGATTGGAAAAGATCCTGGAATTGCGCTGCATGCAGCGGTTTCTGTCCTTATCATATTTTGTCCTTGCATTTTTGCTTTGGCCATTCCGTTTGGTTTTGGAAAAGCAATGAACATAATGGGGAGAAATGGACTGTTTCTGAAAAATACTGAAACTATTGAAAAGCTTGCACATAATGATTCCATAGTATTCGATAAAACAGGAACGATCACCACTACTGAAAATCCTAAAGTGTCATTTTTTGGAGAGCTTACCGATGCACAATCAGAGATGGTTAAATCGCTTGTTAAAAACTCTACCCATCCGCTTTCCAGAAGCATTTATATTTTTCTTAAAGTAGATTCCTCTTTAAAGCCTGATTCATTTATTGAACTACCTTCTCAAGGAATTAAGGGGAAATTCAATAACATTGAAGTCATTGTGGGAACAGCTGAAATTGCAGGTCTTGAGCTCAATAAAGATACTGGAATGGTTCCAGGTTCTAAGGTATATATAAAGATCAATGATGAAGTTAAAGGATGTTTCGTATTCAGAAATAGCTACAGGAAAGGCTTTGATCAAATATCCGGAATATTAAAAAGGGATTATTCGCTTCACATATTAAGCGGAGATAATGATTCAGAGAAAGGTTATCTGAGTAATTACTTTACACCGTCCAATCTACATTTTAATCAGACTCCTCAAAGTAAACTGGATTACATAAAAAAGCTAAATCAAGAAGGGAAGGTGATGATGATAGGAGATGGTTTGAATGATGCCGGTGCATTGCAACAAAGTAATTGTGGTATCAGCATTACAGAAAACTGTGGAAGTTTTTCGCCCGCATGTGATGCGATATTGGATGCTTCAGCATTTTCTCGCTTACCTGTCTTTCTGAAATATGCAAAAGCCTGTGTGAGATCAGTTTATGGTAGTCTTGCTATTTCTTTATCCTATAATGTAATAGGATTGTATTTCGCAGTTCAAGGTTTATTAAAGCCCCTAGTAGCAGCTCTGCTAATGCCAATCAGTTCAGTATCAGTTGTATTGTTCGTAACCATAATGAGCAGTTTTTGGGCAAAAAAGTATGGACTGAGATAA
- a CDS encoding cbb3-type cytochrome c oxidase N-terminal domain-containing protein — protein MKRIFKDFINMKSILSLLLVLSPFISKADAASAAPHSTGMFSIIILVILVLITFVLLYILFTLKVFLDHAKPNASAEPVMAGFLKKLTDTVPLDQEESILTDHVYDDIRELDNNLPPWWKYMFYATIVFSFAYIYYYHFNENGQLQIEEYTQELAVAEKEKEAYMKLAANSIDETNVKLADLKGIEKGKGLYQQNCAACHGSLGEGGVGPNLTDPYWLHGGGVKNVFKSIKYGIPQKGMISWKAQLSPSAIQEVASYIISIQGSNPTNAKSPQGDKYEGED, from the coding sequence ATGAAGAGAATATTTAAAGATTTTATCAATATGAAATCCATACTTTCACTGCTTTTAGTTTTAAGTCCATTTATTTCAAAAGCTGATGCTGCTTCAGCAGCTCCTCATTCAACGGGTATGTTCAGTATTATAATACTGGTGATACTTGTATTGATAACTTTTGTTCTGCTATATATACTTTTTACGTTAAAGGTATTTCTGGATCATGCAAAGCCGAATGCATCTGCTGAGCCAGTTATGGCAGGTTTCTTAAAGAAGCTTACAGATACTGTTCCTTTGGATCAGGAAGAAAGTATTCTTACTGACCACGTTTACGATGATATAAGGGAGCTTGATAATAACCTTCCTCCCTGGTGGAAATACATGTTCTATGCGACCATTGTGTTTTCCTTTGCATACATCTACTATTATCATTTTAATGAAAATGGTCAGTTGCAAATAGAAGAATACACTCAGGAACTGGCTGTTGCTGAAAAAGAGAAAGAAGCATATATGAAACTTGCAGCTAACAGCATTGATGAAACCAATGTAAAACTGGCAGATCTAAAAGGAATTGAAAAAGGTAAAGGGCTGTACCAGCAAAACTGTGCTGCTTGTCACGGCTCCTTAGGAGAGGGTGGAGTAGGCCCTAACCTCACGGACCCTTACTGGCTTCATGGTGGTGGCGTAAAGAATGTCTTTAAATCTATTAAATACGGAATACCTCAGAAGGGAATGATTTCCTGGAAAGCTCAGCTAAGTCCATCTGCAATTCAGGAAGTGGCTAGTTACATTATAAGTATTCAGGGAAGTAATCCGACAAATGCAAAATCCCCTCAGGGAGATAAGTACGAAGGGGAAGACTAA
- a CDS encoding OsmC family protein — MEEYFYEIDLSWKSEKAGFLTSHGVDEIKVFSPIETPREKKNQWTPEQLLGASVSSCFMTTFLEIAEKNNLEVISYQSQCFVKLEKKTDKFTTEEILIRPIVKLKSNNSFLLAQRCLDEAETACPSRKALKISIEIHPIFEYLNKPGKKSKT, encoded by the coding sequence ATGGAAGAATACTTCTATGAAATAGATTTGTCCTGGAAATCAGAAAAAGCCGGATTTCTCACCTCACATGGAGTTGATGAGATAAAAGTTTTTTCCCCCATAGAAACACCAAGAGAGAAAAAGAATCAGTGGACTCCGGAACAGTTGCTTGGAGCTTCTGTCTCTTCTTGCTTTATGACAACATTTCTGGAAATAGCGGAGAAAAATAACCTCGAAGTAATTTCTTATCAAAGTCAGTGTTTTGTTAAGCTTGAAAAAAAAACAGATAAGTTTACAACGGAAGAAATTCTGATCAGACCAATTGTAAAGCTTAAAAGTAATAATTCTTTTTTACTTGCCCAGAGATGCCTGGATGAAGCAGAAACAGCATGCCCATCAAGAAAAGCATTAAAAATCAGCATTGAAATTCATCCGATTTTTGAATATCTGAATAAACCAGGAAAAAAATCCAAAACCTGA
- a CDS encoding Crp/Fnr family transcriptional regulator, with the protein MFDLLFKNIERKIEITEEDKAFCKTLFIPKKLRKKQYLLQAGDISEYVAFVNKGLLRSYSVDEKGEEHIIQFAPEDWWITDMNSFLTCEEAIYNIDALEDTEILLLDKPSQDKLFEQIPKFERYFRILIQASFVAMHKRLLSTITNTAEEKYMRMLKTYPDLVQRVPQHMIASFLGIKPETISRIRKKQASNS; encoded by the coding sequence ATGTTTGATTTATTATTTAAAAATATAGAACGGAAAATAGAGATTACAGAAGAAGATAAAGCCTTCTGTAAGACTCTCTTTATTCCTAAAAAGCTTAGAAAAAAGCAATATCTGTTGCAGGCCGGAGATATATCAGAATATGTTGCTTTTGTTAACAAAGGATTATTAAGGTCCTATTCAGTAGATGAAAAAGGTGAAGAACATATAATTCAATTTGCTCCCGAAGACTGGTGGATTACTGATATGAACAGTTTTCTTACCTGTGAAGAAGCTATATATAATATAGATGCGCTGGAGGATACTGAAATACTATTACTGGACAAACCATCTCAGGATAAACTATTTGAACAAATTCCAAAGTTTGAACGATACTTCAGGATATTGATTCAGGCTAGTTTTGTTGCTATGCACAAGAGATTGCTTTCTACCATTACTAATACCGCAGAGGAGAAATATATGCGTATGTTGAAAACATATCCGGATCTGGTACAGCGGGTACCTCAACATATGATTGCATCCTTTCTTGGAATAAAGCCTGAAACAATCAGCAGAATAAGGAAAAAGCAGGCCTCCAATTCCTGA
- a CDS encoding Crp/Fnr family transcriptional regulator, whose product MNIIKDYFNSISALKDETWIKVLPLFEHKLLLKNQYFINVNETANKIGLLESGVVRAYFINNEGKEYNKQFFAGPSIIGAYTSLLTGQPNLIAQQALTDCKVYTCDYKALTSLFDTHQDLERLARKIAEFYFMEKEKKEIEIALLDASLRYKIFQNEFPKLEQHISQFHIASYLGISPTQLSRIRNMAAKG is encoded by the coding sequence ATGAATATTATCAAAGACTATTTTAACTCCATTTCAGCATTAAAAGATGAAACATGGATCAAGGTTTTACCGCTTTTTGAACATAAATTATTATTAAAAAACCAATACTTTATAAATGTAAATGAAACAGCAAATAAAATCGGGCTTTTAGAATCTGGAGTAGTAAGGGCTTACTTTATAAATAATGAAGGTAAAGAATATAATAAACAGTTTTTTGCAGGTCCAAGTATAATTGGCGCTTATACCTCTTTATTGACAGGGCAACCTAACTTAATAGCTCAACAAGCACTCACAGACTGCAAGGTGTATACATGTGACTATAAAGCATTAACGTCTCTTTTCGACACCCATCAGGACCTTGAACGTCTGGCAAGAAAAATTGCTGAATTTTATTTTATGGAAAAAGAAAAGAAAGAAATCGAAATAGCACTGCTGGATGCTTCTCTTCGCTATAAAATTTTCCAAAATGAATTCCCTAAATTAGAACAACACATTTCTCAATTTCACATTGCTTCTTATTTAGGTATATCTCCTACACAGTTAAGCCGAATTAGAAATATGGCAGCTAAGGGATAA
- a CDS encoding SMP-30/gluconolactonase/LRE family protein, whose protein sequence is MKRGTILPLIFISIIIILESCSIHPVAWNPDKTPSYSAATKFNEKLTSAIKIDLNKWEGPEDIEFDDSGNLYCGVHNKDFTDGRILKIYPSGKVEEFYDSGSWVSGLHFYNNNLIALSHKEGLISINQDKKATVLADKDEDGNRFYIPNGIDIAHDGKIYFSNTSEISAYNIKYGRKLILEMKPRGGVYCFDPKTNYLTTLIKGTFFGNGLVLSKDEDYLLMVETTKYRVLKYWIEGEKKGQTDIFIDNLPGFPNGISIREDGTYWLGFTTKRNEALDKIHPKINMKKLVYCLPQIIQPKADKFGMIMNISADGKILETLYDTKGVILSEAGAVKEHKGFLYIGGDVVRYIGKYKLE, encoded by the coding sequence ATGAAAAGAGGAACTATCTTACCCCTGATTTTTATCTCCATTATAATTATATTGGAGTCTTGTTCTATTCATCCCGTGGCTTGGAATCCAGATAAAACACCTTCTTATTCAGCTGCAACAAAATTCAATGAGAAATTAACATCTGCCATTAAAATAGATTTAAATAAATGGGAAGGCCCTGAAGATATTGAATTTGATGATTCAGGTAATTTATATTGCGGTGTTCATAACAAGGATTTTACCGACGGCAGAATATTAAAAATATATCCTTCTGGCAAAGTTGAGGAATTTTATGATTCGGGTTCCTGGGTTTCAGGTTTGCACTTTTATAATAATAATTTAATTGCTCTTAGCCACAAAGAAGGGTTAATCAGTATTAATCAGGATAAAAAAGCTACTGTATTAGCAGACAAAGATGAAGATGGAAATCGCTTTTATATTCCTAATGGTATAGATATCGCCCATGATGGCAAAATCTATTTCTCTAATACTTCTGAAATTTCCGCCTACAACATTAAATATGGAAGAAAATTAATATTAGAGATGAAACCCCGTGGTGGCGTGTATTGCTTCGACCCAAAAACTAATTATTTAACCACACTAATTAAAGGAACATTCTTTGGTAATGGGCTAGTGCTATCAAAAGATGAAGACTACCTTTTGATGGTAGAAACTACCAAATACAGAGTGTTGAAATACTGGATTGAAGGTGAAAAAAAAGGTCAGACAGACATTTTTATTGATAATTTACCAGGCTTTCCCAATGGCATTTCCATCAGAGAAGATGGCACATATTGGCTTGGCTTTACCACCAAACGTAATGAAGCTTTAGATAAAATTCATCCTAAAATAAATATGAAAAAACTCGTTTATTGCCTTCCACAAATAATTCAACCAAAAGCAGATAAATTTGGAATGATCATGAATATTTCAGCTGATGGTAAAATCTTAGAAACCCTATACGATACGAAAGGAGTAATTTTATCTGAAGCAGGCGCAGTAAAAGAGCATAAAGGCTTTCTTTATATTGGAGGGGATGTAGTCAGATACATAGGAAAATATAAGCTAGAATGA